A genomic segment from Rickettsiella endosymbiont of Miltochrista miniata encodes:
- a CDS encoding HlyC/CorC family transporter, with amino-acid sequence MHYSFGFLVGLLVFLLLAAVFFSLAEAAMLSINRYRLRHLVRQHNLLAKRVQDLLKRPDRLLGVILLCGTFADILASAVVTLLALHYFSASGVFLATLALTFVVLIFCEVAPKTLANLYPQPIALFAVWPLIILLHILYPFVWLTNLMANSTLRLLGIKIPKLKADQLSREELVSLLREGTGHMPNDYKNMLLKVLELGKGTVEDIMIPRQEIIGIDINQSWDVILKQLIKSEYTRLPIYRGSLDEIIGILHFRKVLNSLSQQQLSKEVLIEAAEEVHFIPEATALNSQLLNFRREKHRIGLVVNEYGEIQGLITLEDILEEIVGEFTTDMALMRRAVSLQADGSYLVDGGIALRDLNRQLNLNLPLRGPKTLSGLIIETLEVIPKVGTVFQFENKTMEVILIKDNMIRIVKIFPNRATLSKNI; translated from the coding sequence ATGCACTATTCATTTGGATTTCTTGTTGGTTTATTAGTTTTTTTATTATTAGCGGCTGTCTTTTTTTCATTGGCAGAAGCTGCTATGTTATCCATAAATAGATATCGATTACGTCATTTAGTGAGGCAGCATAATCTTCTTGCTAAACGTGTGCAGGACTTATTAAAAAGACCCGATCGTTTGCTAGGGGTTATTCTTTTATGCGGAACTTTTGCTGATATCCTAGCTTCGGCAGTAGTTACATTGCTTGCGTTACATTACTTTTCGGCATCAGGTGTTTTTCTAGCAACCTTAGCGCTTACTTTTGTAGTATTAATTTTTTGTGAAGTTGCGCCAAAAACTTTAGCAAATTTATATCCTCAGCCAATTGCGTTGTTTGCTGTTTGGCCGCTAATTATTTTGCTGCATATTCTATACCCGTTTGTTTGGTTAACAAATTTAATGGCGAATTCTACCCTGCGTTTATTGGGAATAAAAATTCCCAAATTGAAGGCTGATCAATTATCCCGTGAAGAATTGGTAAGTTTATTGCGCGAGGGTACGGGGCATATGCCTAATGATTATAAAAATATGTTACTCAAGGTACTAGAACTAGGTAAAGGAACTGTAGAGGATATTATGATCCCTAGACAGGAAATTATTGGTATTGATATTAATCAGTCCTGGGATGTAATTTTAAAACAATTAATTAAGAGTGAATATACACGATTACCGATTTATCGCGGTTCTCTTGATGAAATAATAGGAATTTTACATTTTCGAAAAGTTTTAAACAGTTTAAGTCAGCAACAATTGAGTAAAGAGGTATTAATCGAAGCGGCAGAAGAGGTTCATTTTATACCTGAAGCAACGGCATTAAATAGTCAATTGTTAAATTTTCGTCGTGAGAAACATCGTATTGGTTTGGTCGTTAATGAATATGGTGAAATTCAAGGTCTTATTACCTTAGAAGACATATTAGAAGAAATTGTTGGTGAATTTACTACTGATATGGCCTTGATGCGTCGCGCTGTTTCATTACAAGCAGATGGCAGTTATTTGGTGGATGGAGGAATTGCATTACGAGATTTAAATCGTCAATTAAATTTAAATCTACCTTTACGCGGTCCTAAAACCCTAAGTGGATTAATTATTGAGACTCTTGAAGTTATTCCAAAAGTAGGTACCGTGTTTCAATTTGAAAATAAAACCATGGAAGTTATTCTGATTAAAGATAATATGATTAGAATCGTTAAGATTTTTCCAAATCGTGCTACTTTATCTAAAAATATTTAA
- a CDS encoding YgaP-like transmembrane domain has protein sequence MFNVASNLESNERLSRLVIGIVLLIGVLLGLGKLFAFLVGVILIIEAIIGWCGIPILAEKFKLNEIFRKKD, from the coding sequence ATGTTCAATGTAGCAAGCAATCTTGAATCCAATGAACGTCTTTCACGTTTAGTGATTGGGATCGTTTTATTGATTGGTGTGTTATTGGGTCTAGGCAAATTATTTGCATTTTTGGTGGGTGTTATTCTCATTATTGAAGCAATCATAGGTTGGTGTGGAATTCCTATTTTGGCAGAAAAATTTAAACTGAATGAGATTTTCCGTAAAAAAGATTAA
- the rluD gene encoding 23S rRNA pseudouridine(1911/1915/1917) synthase RluD — MKNTAQVINCQAIVPEHLAEQRLDQILSQLFPAYSRTRLQQWIRCQQVWVDDELKRPRDKIKAGAKITILASLTEEVSWEAEELPLDIIYEDEALLVVNKPAGLVVHPAVGNTHRTLVNALLHYLPELKKLPRAGIIHRLDKDTSGLLIIPKILNAYTKLVKQLQARTMKREYVAVIQGLLIAGGTINAPIGRHPRLRKKMAVTELLSGKPAVSHYRVMERFNHHTLIKVKLETGRTHQIRVHMAHIHHPLVGDKTYAGRFHLPKKASELLIICLQQFPRQALHAQCLGIIHPITLQPMEWQSPLPEDMKQLINCLREDKLNA, encoded by the coding sequence ATGAAAAACACAGCTCAAGTAATAAATTGTCAAGCAATTGTCCCAGAACATTTAGCAGAGCAGCGTCTCGACCAAATTTTGAGTCAGCTATTTCCTGCTTATTCCCGTACTCGTTTACAACAATGGATTCGCTGTCAACAAGTTTGGGTTGATGATGAACTCAAACGACCACGGGATAAAATAAAAGCAGGAGCTAAAATTACTATTTTGGCCAGCTTAACTGAAGAAGTTAGCTGGGAAGCAGAAGAGCTTCCTCTGGATATTATTTATGAAGATGAAGCTTTATTGGTAGTTAACAAGCCTGCTGGCTTGGTCGTCCATCCTGCTGTAGGAAATACTCATAGAACACTGGTTAATGCTTTACTCCATTATTTACCTGAACTCAAAAAACTTCCCCGAGCAGGAATCATACATCGCTTAGATAAAGATACTTCGGGTCTATTAATCATTCCTAAAATTCTAAATGCCTATACCAAATTGGTCAAACAATTACAGGCACGAACTATGAAACGCGAATATGTAGCTGTTATTCAAGGTCTATTAATCGCCGGTGGAACTATCAATGCACCTATCGGCCGTCATCCGAGACTAAGAAAGAAAATGGCCGTCACGGAATTATTGAGTGGAAAACCGGCGGTATCCCATTATCGAGTCATGGAACGTTTTAATCATCACACACTCATTAAAGTAAAATTAGAAACTGGACGTACTCATCAAATTCGCGTGCATATGGCTCATATCCATCATCCATTGGTCGGTGATAAAACCTACGCGGGACGCTTTCACTTACCAAAAAAGGCCAGTGAATTGCTGATTATTTGTTTGCAACAGTTTCCTCGCCAAGCTCTACATGCACAATGTTTAGGTATAATACATCCTATTACCTTGCAACCCATGGAATGGCAAAGCCCTTTACCTGAGGATATGAAACAATTAATTAATTGTTTGCGAGAAGATAAACTCAATGCTTGA
- the rpsP gene encoding 30S ribosomal protein S16, translating to MVTIRLARGGRTERPFYHIVVTDSRKPRDGRYIERLGFYNPVATGKEVELKIAEDRVNYWLSQGAQTSAQVRSLLKKTKNEAKKTDNQAIAA from the coding sequence ATGGTTACCATTCGTTTAGCACGAGGCGGCCGCACCGAACGCCCCTTCTACCACATCGTTGTAACAGATAGCCGAAAACCGCGTGATGGACGCTATATTGAGCGTTTAGGTTTTTATAATCCGGTTGCTACAGGTAAAGAAGTAGAGTTAAAGATTGCAGAAGACAGGGTAAACTATTGGTTATCCCAAGGAGCTCAAACTTCAGCGCAAGTCCGAAGTCTCCTGAAAAAAACTAAAAATGAAGCTAAGAAAACTGACAACCAGGCGATAGCGGCTTAA
- the rimM gene encoding ribosome maturation factor RimM (Essential for efficient processing of 16S rRNA), with protein sequence MTKKKVLVGTIGKPYGVKGWVKINSYTEPVSNIIDYRPWYLEAPNKSSSPIPIEIIDCRLHGQQILALLANCTTPESACLYTNYKIYVDRQKFFPLTEREYYWTDLEGLKVYTCENIYLGIISAIFATGANDVLVITDKKRHLIPFLLDQTIQSIDLENKTMIVDWDAEF encoded by the coding sequence ATGACAAAAAAAAAGGTCTTAGTAGGCACGATAGGAAAACCTTACGGTGTCAAAGGATGGGTTAAAATTAATTCCTATACAGAACCTGTCAGTAATATTATCGATTACCGACCCTGGTATTTAGAAGCCCCCAATAAATCCTCTTCCCCTATTCCAATTGAGATAATAGATTGCCGCCTTCATGGTCAACAGATATTAGCGCTACTCGCGAACTGTACAACGCCTGAATCAGCGTGCCTTTATACAAATTATAAAATCTATGTTGACCGACAAAAATTCTTTCCCTTAACAGAGCGCGAATATTACTGGACAGATTTAGAAGGCTTAAAAGTCTATACCTGTGAAAACATTTATCTAGGCATAATCTCAGCTATCTTTGCTACGGGTGCTAACGATGTATTGGTGATCACAGACAAAAAAAGGCATTTAATTCCCTTTTTATTAGATCAAACTATTCAGTCTATCGATTTAGAGAATAAAACCATGATTGTCGATTGGGATGCTGAGTTTTGA
- the ccsA gene encoding cytochrome c biogenesis protein CcsA: MVPYADFIHIFLSTLALIVLGGAALQALLLASQEWMLKHKQAIEFIQYFPPLEVMETYLFTLISIAIVLLTLVLTTSLILFHPVFEQRLWKKILLSLLAWGVLLMLLVGRSYFGWRGKIAIGWTLIGASLIGIVYLGTIFFMPNF; the protein is encoded by the coding sequence ATGGTGCCCTATGCTGATTTTATTCATATTTTTCTTTCGACTCTCGCGCTAATTGTTTTAGGCGGTGCGGCACTCCAAGCATTGTTATTAGCCAGTCAAGAATGGATGCTTAAGCATAAACAAGCTATCGAGTTTATTCAATATTTCCCCCCTTTAGAAGTGATGGAAACCTATCTATTTACGTTGATTTCTATCGCTATCGTTTTACTGACATTAGTTTTGACAACCAGTTTAATTTTATTTCATCCTGTTTTTGAGCAGCGATTGTGGAAAAAGATACTTTTATCATTACTAGCATGGGGAGTGCTGTTAATGTTATTAGTCGGGAGAAGTTATTTTGGCTGGCGGGGAAAAATTGCGATTGGCTGGACGTTAATTGGCGCCAGTTTAATTGGAATAGTTTATTTAGGAACGATTTTTTTCATGCCTAATTTTTAA
- a CDS encoding outer membrane protein assembly factor BamD yields the protein MKIFKFVFLVGFISAMLTACASHSNDPFIAFKGQTVNQIYQNAKESLLNRDFSQAIKAYEALDVLYPFNRYAEKAQLELIYAYYKDGDAPSAKAAAERFIHLYPNSEHIDYAYYMQAMADMDQDRGWYLRYVPIDLSLRDPGTMNLGYQEFAELIRRYPDSQYVPDARQRMIYLRNLFASYELHIADYYFRRKAYVAAANRANEIIQRYQGAPEVKQALIIMIKSYRILGLEELASQSLAVFRLNYPDADYVNI from the coding sequence GTGAAAATATTTAAATTTGTTTTTTTAGTGGGTTTTATATCGGCTATGCTAACTGCATGCGCTAGCCATTCTAATGATCCTTTTATTGCATTTAAAGGACAAACAGTTAATCAAATCTATCAAAATGCAAAAGAATCATTGCTAAACCGCGATTTTAGTCAAGCTATTAAAGCTTACGAAGCATTAGATGTGTTATATCCTTTTAATCGCTATGCCGAAAAAGCTCAATTAGAATTGATATATGCATACTATAAAGATGGTGATGCGCCGTCAGCGAAAGCCGCTGCGGAGCGCTTTATCCATTTATACCCCAATAGCGAACATATTGATTATGCATACTATATGCAAGCTATGGCGGACATGGATCAAGATAGAGGTTGGTATTTACGTTATGTTCCGATTGATCTGTCTTTGCGTGATCCAGGCACCATGAATTTAGGATATCAAGAGTTTGCTGAATTAATTCGTCGCTATCCTGACAGCCAATACGTTCCAGATGCTCGTCAGCGCATGATCTATTTGCGCAATTTATTTGCAAGTTATGAATTACATATTGCTGATTATTATTTCCGTAGAAAAGCCTATGTTGCTGCGGCAAATCGTGCTAATGAGATTATCCAACGTTATCAAGGAGCGCCAGAAGTCAAACAAGCTTTGATCATTATGATTAAGTCTTATCGTATTTTGGGTTTAGAAGAGTTGGCGAGTCAGAGTTTGGCCGTGTTTAGATTAAATTATCCGGATGCGGATTATGTAAATATTTAA
- the ffh gene encoding signal recognition particle protein has product MFDNLTARLKQSFKNIRGQGRLSEHNIKESLREVKKALIEADVAYPVVKTIIEQVRQGAIGQKVTESLAPGQAFIKIVNDTLTSIMGADLSELNLSTQTPAIIMLAGLQGSGKTTTVAKLAYWLKEQKNKSVLVTSTDIHRPAAILQLENLAESIGVLFHSSNTSQTPTFIVQTAIQAARNKGIDVVIIDTAGRLHIDSAMMDEVRTIHAISNPIETLFVLDSMMGQDAVKTAKGFDETIPLTGIILSKMDGDARGGAALSVKFTLGKPIKFIGSGEKVTALEPFYPDRIASRILGMGDVLSLVEEVQRHTDQKAIQKLNQKLQKGKKFDLEDFLNQLIQMDNMGGMEKLLDKLPDSNNAALLASAKNTLNKKLTLQMQAIIRSMTKKERLFPDTIQGSRKRRIADGSGTQIQDVNRLLKQFNQMQKMMKRFSKPGSMGKLLQGLQNHYPR; this is encoded by the coding sequence ATGTTTGACAATTTAACAGCTCGTTTAAAACAATCTTTTAAAAATATTCGTGGCCAAGGTCGCTTAAGCGAACATAATATTAAGGAAAGTCTACGTGAAGTAAAAAAAGCTTTAATTGAAGCGGATGTCGCTTATCCTGTTGTCAAAACAATTATCGAACAAGTGCGTCAGGGCGCCATTGGACAAAAAGTCACAGAAAGCTTAGCGCCTGGTCAAGCGTTTATAAAAATCGTGAATGATACCTTAACGAGTATAATGGGCGCAGATCTTTCCGAATTAAACCTTTCTACGCAAACGCCGGCCATAATTATGCTAGCAGGCTTACAGGGTTCGGGGAAAACAACTACCGTTGCAAAATTAGCTTATTGGCTAAAAGAACAAAAAAATAAATCAGTTTTGGTGACGAGTACCGACATTCATCGCCCTGCCGCTATTTTACAACTTGAAAACTTGGCCGAAAGTATCGGTGTGTTATTTCATTCGAGTAATACCTCACAAACACCTACTTTTATCGTTCAAACTGCTATCCAAGCTGCCCGAAATAAAGGGATAGATGTCGTTATTATCGATACAGCCGGTCGTTTACATATTGATAGCGCTATGATGGATGAGGTGCGTACTATCCATGCTATCAGTAACCCCATAGAAACTTTATTCGTACTCGATAGCATGATGGGTCAAGACGCTGTAAAAACAGCAAAGGGCTTTGATGAAACTATCCCTCTTACTGGGATTATCCTAAGTAAAATGGATGGTGATGCACGCGGGGGGGCCGCGCTATCAGTAAAATTTACTTTAGGTAAACCGATTAAATTTATCGGTTCCGGCGAAAAAGTCACGGCACTTGAGCCTTTTTACCCAGATAGAATTGCTTCGCGCATACTCGGCATGGGTGATGTCCTCTCGTTAGTTGAAGAAGTACAACGCCATACTGATCAAAAAGCAATACAAAAACTCAATCAAAAACTGCAAAAAGGCAAAAAATTTGATCTGGAAGATTTTTTAAATCAGCTTATACAAATGGACAATATGGGGGGAATGGAAAAGCTCTTAGATAAACTTCCTGATAGCAATAATGCAGCTTTATTAGCTAGCGCTAAAAATACGCTCAATAAAAAATTAACTTTACAAATGCAAGCAATCATCCGATCTATGACTAAAAAAGAACGGCTTTTTCCCGACACTATTCAAGGCTCCCGAAAACGACGTATTGCTGATGGTTCTGGAACCCAAATCCAAGATGTCAATCGACTCTTAAAACAGTTCAATCAAATGCAAAAAATGATGAAACGCTTCTCTAAACCTGGCTCCATGGGCAAACTGCTACAAGGGCTACAGAACCACTACCCGCGGTAA
- the pgeF gene encoding peptidoglycan editing factor PgeF has product MLDLITPDWPAPHWVKAYTTTRTGGFSQTPYNSLNIAVHVGDNLDDVSKNRQLLQKNFHLKKSITWLEQIHGKVAISADHPNTSLQADAVYSKTAQTVCAVQTADCLPLLVCSSSSYCIAAIHAGWKGLSSGIIETTIDALSLPPSDILVWLGPAISPQAFIVGEEVFRSFMDKDQTAESAFQPIENNLWHANLYKLAQQRLHKLGITSIYGGNYCTFSDKLRFFSYRRDHITGRMLSLIWINLP; this is encoded by the coding sequence ATGCTTGATTTAATTACTCCTGATTGGCCGGCTCCCCACTGGGTCAAAGCCTACACAACGACAAGAACGGGTGGCTTTAGTCAGACTCCCTATAATAGTCTAAATATCGCCGTGCACGTAGGTGATAACCTGGACGATGTATCTAAAAACCGCCAATTACTACAAAAAAACTTTCACTTAAAAAAGTCCATTACCTGGTTAGAACAAATACATGGGAAGGTTGCTATTTCAGCCGATCATCCAAACACTAGCCTTCAGGCTGATGCCGTTTATTCCAAAACAGCACAAACAGTTTGCGCTGTACAAACCGCCGATTGCTTACCCTTATTGGTCTGCAGCTCCAGCAGTTATTGTATTGCAGCCATACATGCCGGTTGGAAAGGCCTAAGTAGCGGCATTATAGAAACTACTATCGATGCACTATCTTTACCACCCAGCGATATATTAGTTTGGTTAGGCCCTGCTATCAGCCCTCAAGCTTTTATAGTCGGAGAAGAGGTCTTTCGGTCTTTCATGGACAAAGATCAGACTGCCGAAAGCGCTTTTCAGCCTATAGAGAACAACCTATGGCATGCAAATCTATATAAATTGGCCCAACAACGTTTACACAAACTAGGGATAACCTCCATCTATGGGGGGAACTACTGTACTTTTTCCGATAAGCTGCGTTTTTTCTCTTATCGCAGAGACCACATAACAGGGCGGATGCTGAGCCTTATTTGGATAAACCTGCCTTAA